The proteins below are encoded in one region of Streptomyces cyanogenus:
- a CDS encoding GNAT family N-acetyltransferase, with translation MLTQTTSRVLEPSDLDAALAVLDREPVANAFVTSRVQVAGLDPWRLGGEMWGWYEDGMLTSLCYAGANLVPICATPRAVRAFADRARRAGRRCSSIVGPAEPTAQLWRLLEPHWGPAREVRAQQPLMVTDRMPAAVAPDPYVRRVRKDEMETIMPACVAMFTEEVGVSPLAGDGGLLYQARVAELVGSGRSFARVDDRGRVVFKAEIGAATPQACQIQGVWVAPEYRGKGLAAPGMAAVLRYALADFAPVVSLYVNDFNTAARRTYRKVGFQEVGAFMSILF, from the coding sequence GTGCTGACCCAGACCACCTCCCGGGTCCTGGAACCGAGTGACCTGGACGCCGCGCTCGCCGTCCTCGACCGCGAGCCGGTCGCCAACGCCTTCGTGACCTCCCGGGTCCAGGTGGCGGGCCTCGACCCCTGGCGACTCGGCGGCGAGATGTGGGGCTGGTACGAGGACGGCATGCTCACGTCCCTGTGCTACGCGGGCGCCAACCTCGTCCCCATCTGCGCCACCCCGCGGGCGGTCCGCGCCTTCGCCGACCGCGCCCGGCGGGCCGGCCGCCGCTGCTCCTCCATCGTGGGCCCCGCCGAACCCACCGCCCAGCTGTGGCGGCTGCTGGAACCCCACTGGGGCCCGGCCCGCGAGGTCCGCGCCCAGCAGCCGCTGATGGTCACCGACCGGATGCCGGCCGCCGTCGCCCCGGACCCGTACGTCCGCCGCGTCCGCAAGGACGAGATGGAGACGATCATGCCGGCCTGCGTCGCGATGTTCACGGAGGAGGTCGGTGTATCGCCGCTCGCGGGGGACGGCGGACTGCTGTACCAGGCCCGGGTCGCCGAACTCGTCGGCTCCGGCCGCTCCTTCGCCCGCGTCGACGACCGGGGCCGGGTCGTGTTCAAGGCGGAGATCGGCGCCGCGACCCCGCAGGCCTGCCAGATCCAGGGCGTCTGGGTGGCCCCCGAGTACCGGGGGAAGGGGCTCGCGGCCCCCGGCATGGCGGCGGTGCTGCGCTACGCCCTGGCGGACTTCGCCCCCGTGGTCAGCCTCTACGTGAACGACTTCAACACGGCGGCGCGCAGGACGTACCGCAAGGTGGGCTTCCAGGAGGTGGGAGCCTTCATGAGCATTCTGTTCTGA
- a CDS encoding GNAT family N-acetyltransferase: MDLVIGPLDLAAHVDEALAVQAVAFGLGPEEVAVRRQIVQRHMQYDGARALGATSRGRLIGFVYGMPNSRTHWWSTVVEPYLRANGNDFWLDDSFVITELHVHPDHQNRGIGRRLITTITDTAAEPRSILSAIDTDSPARGLYHSLGYVDLARQVHFPSAPRPYAVMGAPLPLRRR; encoded by the coding sequence ATGGACCTCGTGATCGGCCCCCTGGACCTCGCTGCCCACGTGGACGAGGCCCTGGCCGTCCAGGCCGTCGCCTTCGGGCTCGGGCCGGAGGAAGTCGCCGTACGCCGTCAGATCGTCCAGCGGCACATGCAGTACGACGGCGCGCGGGCCTTGGGCGCCACCAGCCGCGGACGGCTGATCGGATTCGTCTACGGCATGCCCAACAGCCGCACCCACTGGTGGTCCACCGTCGTCGAGCCCTACCTCCGTGCCAACGGCAACGACTTCTGGCTGGACGACTCCTTCGTCATCACCGAACTGCACGTCCACCCCGACCACCAGAACCGCGGCATCGGCCGGCGGCTGATCACCACCATCACCGACACCGCCGCCGAACCCCGCTCGATCCTCTCCGCGATCGACACCGACAGCCCCGCCCGCGGCCTCTACCACTCCCTCGGTTACGTCGACCTCGCCCGCCAGGTGCATTTCCCGAGCGCACCGAGGCCCTACGCCGTGATGGGCGCCCCGCTGCCGCTGCGCAGACGCTGA
- a CDS encoding proline--tRNA ligase, which produces MANAPVQRMSQLMAKTLRDDPADAEVLSHKLLVRAGYVRRTAAGIWSWLPLGKKVLANVERIVREEMDAIGAQEVSLPALLPREPYEATGRWDEYGQELFRLKDRKGGDYLLGPTHEEIFTLLVKDQCTSYKDLPVILYQIQTKFRDEARPRAGILRGREFLMKDSYSFDLEDEGLATSYALHRQAYQRVFERLGLDYRICAATAGAMGGSRSEEFLAPAEAGEDTFADCPNCDFAANTEAITYELKPVDGSAVPALEEIPTPDTPTIETLAASLGVPASATLKNLLVKVDGEIVAVGVPGDREVDMGKVEAHFAPAAVEMVTEADFAERTDLVRGYVGPQGLGEKVTYIADPRVAPGTSWITGANKEHTHAKNVVAGRDFEVDAYVDVVVVQDGDPCPACGTGLRLDRAIEIGHIFQLGRKYTDALKLDVLGQNGKPVRVTMGSYGIGVSRAVAALAEQTADEHGLVWPAEVAPADVHVVAAGKALQTELALDVAGKLAAAGVRVLVDDRAGVSPGVKFTDAELIGVPQILVAGRRSAEGVLELKDRRTGEREELTVEDAIARLTA; this is translated from the coding sequence ATGGCGAACGCACCGGTCCAGCGCATGTCCCAGTTGATGGCGAAGACGCTGCGTGACGATCCGGCGGATGCCGAGGTCCTCAGCCACAAGCTGCTCGTCCGCGCCGGCTACGTCCGCCGCACGGCCGCCGGCATCTGGAGCTGGCTGCCCCTCGGCAAGAAGGTGCTCGCCAACGTCGAGCGCATCGTCCGCGAGGAGATGGACGCCATCGGCGCCCAGGAGGTCTCGCTGCCCGCCCTGCTGCCGCGCGAGCCCTACGAGGCCACCGGCCGCTGGGACGAGTACGGCCAGGAGCTGTTCCGGCTCAAGGACCGCAAGGGCGGCGACTACCTCCTCGGCCCCACCCACGAGGAGATCTTCACCCTCCTGGTCAAGGACCAGTGCACGTCCTACAAGGACCTGCCGGTGATCCTGTACCAGATCCAGACGAAGTTCCGCGACGAGGCCCGCCCCCGCGCCGGCATCCTGCGCGGCCGCGAGTTCCTGATGAAGGACTCGTACTCCTTCGACCTGGAGGACGAGGGCCTCGCGACGTCGTACGCCCTGCACCGCCAGGCCTACCAGCGCGTCTTCGAGCGCCTCGGCCTGGACTACCGCATCTGCGCGGCCACCGCCGGCGCCATGGGCGGCTCCAGGTCCGAGGAGTTCCTCGCCCCGGCCGAGGCGGGCGAGGACACCTTCGCGGACTGCCCGAACTGCGACTTCGCCGCCAACACGGAGGCGATCACGTACGAGCTGAAGCCCGTCGACGGCTCGGCCGTGCCCGCGCTGGAGGAGATCCCCACCCCCGACACCCCCACCATCGAGACGCTGGCCGCCTCGCTCGGCGTCCCGGCCTCCGCCACGCTGAAGAACCTGCTGGTCAAGGTGGACGGCGAGATCGTCGCCGTGGGCGTGCCCGGCGACCGTGAGGTGGACATGGGCAAGGTCGAGGCGCACTTCGCCCCGGCCGCCGTCGAGATGGTCACCGAGGCCGACTTCGCCGAGCGCACCGACCTGGTCCGCGGCTACGTCGGACCGCAGGGCCTGGGCGAGAAGGTCACGTACATCGCCGACCCGCGCGTGGCCCCCGGCACCTCCTGGATCACCGGTGCCAACAAGGAGCACACGCACGCGAAGAACGTCGTCGCCGGCCGGGACTTCGAGGTCGACGCGTACGTGGACGTCGTGGTCGTGCAGGACGGCGACCCCTGCCCCGCGTGCGGCACCGGCCTGAGGCTGGACCGCGCCATCGAGATCGGTCACATCTTCCAGCTCGGCCGCAAGTACACCGACGCCCTCAAGCTGGACGTCCTCGGCCAGAACGGCAAGCCGGTCCGCGTCACCATGGGCTCCTACGGCATCGGCGTCTCCCGTGCCGTCGCCGCGCTCGCCGAGCAGACCGCCGACGAGCACGGCCTGGTCTGGCCCGCCGAGGTCGCCCCGGCCGACGTGCACGTCGTCGCGGCCGGCAAGGCGCTCCAGACCGAGCTGGCCCTGGACGTCGCCGGGAAGCTCGCCGCCGCGGGCGTCCGTGTCCTGGTGGACGACCGGGCCGGGGTCTCCCCGGGCGTGAAGTTCACCGACGCCGAGCTGATCGGCGTGCCGCAGATCCTGGTGGCCGGCCGCCGCTCCGCCGAGGGCGTCCTGGAGCTGAAGGACCGCAGGACCGGCGAGCGCGAGGAGCTGACGGTCGAGGACGCGATCGCCCGGCTCACCGCCTGA
- a CDS encoding aminoglycoside phosphotransferase family protein: MAFEAPQRLVRALGETAPAGDDWLARLPAAAERAVARRELTVERVQVPGGRSSLVVLVRRADGTPAVLKLAPPRARPESERAALAYWGGLGAVQLLETGAEDGALLLERLHPDVSVRSLPEAKALLEAAGTLRRLWVQPPAGHVFETVAERTGRQAAAMRASAGTDPEAAPLVEAALAAREELLAAPPQQLLLHGTFRQSKVLAGERMPWLAVGPDPVVGESAFDLARLVRDRVEDLIAAPSGPAITRRRIKRLAESLEVDQERLRGWTLFRAVESGVRARRVGREKDAELLLEFAAWL, encoded by the coding sequence ATGGCTTTCGAAGCACCGCAGCGCCTGGTGCGGGCGCTCGGTGAGACGGCACCGGCCGGGGACGACTGGCTGGCGCGGCTGCCCGCGGCGGCCGAGCGGGCCGTCGCCCGGCGCGAGTTGACCGTCGAGCGGGTGCAGGTGCCCGGCGGGCGCAGCAGCCTGGTGGTGCTGGTGCGGCGGGCGGACGGCACCCCGGCCGTACTGAAGCTGGCGCCGCCGCGGGCCCGCCCGGAGAGCGAGCGGGCGGCGCTGGCGTACTGGGGCGGCCTGGGCGCCGTACAGCTGCTGGAGACCGGGGCGGAGGACGGGGCGCTGCTGCTGGAGCGGCTGCACCCGGACGTGTCGGTCCGGTCGCTGCCGGAGGCCAAGGCCCTGCTGGAGGCGGCGGGGACGCTGCGCCGGCTGTGGGTGCAGCCGCCGGCCGGGCATGTCTTCGAGACCGTCGCCGAGCGCACCGGACGGCAGGCGGCGGCGATGCGGGCGAGCGCCGGCACCGACCCGGAGGCGGCGCCCCTGGTGGAGGCGGCGCTGGCCGCCCGAGAGGAGCTGCTGGCCGCGCCGCCGCAGCAGTTGCTGCTGCACGGCACGTTCCGGCAGAGCAAGGTGCTCGCCGGGGAGCGGATGCCCTGGCTGGCGGTCGGTCCGGACCCGGTGGTCGGCGAGAGCGCCTTCGACCTGGCCCGGCTGGTGCGGGACCGGGTGGAGGACCTGATCGCGGCGCCGTCCGGGCCGGCCATCACCCGCCGCCGGATCAAGCGGCTCGCGGAGTCCCTTGAGGTGGACCAGGAGCGGCTGCGCGGCTGGACGCTGTTCCGGGCGGTGGAGTCCGGGGTACGGGCCCGGCGGGTCGGCCGGGAGAAGGACGCGGAGCTGCTGCTGGAGTTCGCGGCCTGGCTGTAG
- a CDS encoding ferritin-like domain-containing protein → MSDGTELTALQAALAAEHAAVYGYGVVGGRIGERRRGEARAAYDAHRARRDALVRAVRDLGGTPVAANAGYALPFPVQDGAAAVRLAARLEERLAGVYSDLVRAATGARRADAAGALREAAVRAVRWSGESVAFPGLAERAGGRTGAAGTTPAPSAPSASATR, encoded by the coding sequence GTGAGCGACGGGACCGAGCTGACCGCGCTGCAGGCGGCGCTGGCGGCGGAGCACGCGGCGGTGTACGGGTACGGCGTCGTCGGCGGACGGATCGGCGAGCGGCGGCGCGGCGAGGCCCGGGCGGCGTACGACGCGCACCGGGCGCGCCGGGACGCGCTGGTGCGCGCCGTGCGTGACCTGGGCGGCACTCCGGTCGCCGCGAACGCCGGGTACGCGCTGCCGTTCCCGGTCCAGGACGGGGCGGCGGCGGTACGGCTGGCCGCGCGGCTGGAGGAGCGGCTGGCCGGGGTGTACTCGGACCTGGTGCGGGCGGCCACCGGCGCACGGCGGGCCGACGCGGCCGGGGCGCTGCGGGAGGCCGCGGTGCGGGCGGTGCGCTGGAGCGGGGAGAGCGTAGCCTTCCCTGGGCTCGCCGAGCGGGCCGGCGGACGGACGGGCGCGGCCGGCACGACCCCCGCGCCCTCCGCGCCCTCCGCGTCGGCGACGCGTTAG
- the rimP gene encoding ribosome maturation factor RimP, with the protein MSTTQSERLRELLEPLVTSQGLDLEEIAVDSVGRKRVLRVVVDSDTGADLDAIADVSRALSAKLDETNAMGDAAYDLEVGTPGAERLLTEHRHFVRATDRLVKFQLTEGGELVARILDVDEDGIDVEVPGVKGRKATSRRLGFPEIAKARVQVEFNRKDDKVKKDMKEEEEA; encoded by the coding sequence ATGAGCACCACCCAGAGCGAGAGGCTGCGAGAGCTGCTGGAACCGCTCGTCACCTCCCAGGGGCTGGATCTCGAAGAGATCGCCGTGGACTCCGTCGGACGCAAGCGGGTGCTGCGCGTGGTCGTCGACTCCGACACCGGGGCGGATCTGGACGCCATCGCCGATGTGAGCCGTGCGCTCTCGGCGAAGCTCGACGAGACCAACGCGATGGGTGACGCCGCGTACGACCTGGAGGTCGGAACCCCCGGCGCGGAGCGCCTCCTCACCGAGCACCGGCACTTCGTGCGCGCGACCGACCGGCTCGTGAAGTTCCAGCTCACCGAGGGCGGCGAGCTGGTCGCCCGGATCCTGGACGTCGACGAGGACGGGATCGACGTCGAGGTCCCCGGGGTCAAGGGCCGCAAGGCCACCAGCCGCAGACTCGGTTTCCCGGAGATCGCCAAGGCGCGCGTGCAGGTCGAGTTCAACCGCAAGGACGACAAGGTCAAGAAGGACATGAAGGAAGAGGAGGAGGCGTAG
- the nusA gene encoding transcription termination factor NusA, with translation MDIDMSALRGLVREKEISFDLLVEAIESALLIAYHRTEGSRRHARVELNRETGHVTVWAKEDPEDLAEGQEPREFDDTPSGFGRIAATTAKQVILQRLRDAEDDATLGEYAGREGDIVTGVVQQGRDPKNVLVDIGKLEAILPVQEQVPGETYQHGMRLRSYVVRVAKGVRGPSVTLSRTHPNLVKKLFALEVPEIADGSVEIAAIAREAGHRTKIAVRSTRPGLNAKGACIGPMGGRVRNVMGELNGEKIDIVDWSDDPAEMVANALSPARVSKVEVVDMAARSARVTVPDYQLSLAIGKEGQNARLAARLTGWRIDIRPDTEQAGE, from the coding sequence GTGGACATCGACATGAGCGCCCTGCGGGGCTTGGTTCGGGAGAAGGAGATCTCCTTCGACCTCCTGGTCGAGGCGATCGAGTCGGCCCTCCTCATCGCCTACCACCGCACCGAGGGAAGCCGCCGACACGCGCGCGTGGAGCTCAACCGGGAGACCGGGCATGTGACCGTGTGGGCGAAGGAGGACCCCGAGGACCTCGCGGAGGGACAGGAGCCCCGCGAGTTCGACGACACCCCGTCCGGCTTCGGCCGCATCGCCGCGACCACCGCCAAGCAGGTGATCCTGCAGCGGCTGCGCGACGCCGAGGACGACGCGACGCTCGGCGAGTACGCCGGCCGCGAGGGCGACATCGTCACCGGCGTGGTCCAGCAGGGCCGCGACCCGAAGAACGTACTGGTCGACATCGGCAAGCTGGAGGCCATCCTGCCGGTGCAGGAGCAGGTGCCCGGCGAGACCTACCAGCACGGCATGCGCCTCAGGTCGTACGTCGTCCGGGTGGCCAAGGGCGTGCGCGGTCCGTCGGTGACCCTCTCCCGGACCCACCCCAATCTGGTGAAGAAGCTCTTCGCCCTGGAGGTGCCGGAGATCGCCGACGGCTCGGTGGAGATCGCCGCGATCGCCCGTGAGGCCGGTCACCGCACCAAGATCGCCGTACGGTCCACCCGGCCGGGCCTGAACGCCAAGGGTGCCTGCATCGGTCCCATGGGCGGCCGGGTCCGCAACGTGATGGGCGAGCTGAACGGCGAGAAGATCGACATCGTCGACTGGTCGGACGACCCGGCCGAGATGGTCGCGAACGCCCTGTCACCCGCTCGGGTGAGCAAGGTGGAGGTCGTGGACATGGCCGCCCGCTCCGCACGGGTGACCGTGCCGGACTACCAGCTGTCGCTGGCGATCGGCAAGGAGGGCCAGAACGCCCGCCTCGCCGCCCGCCTCACCGGCTGGCGGATCGACATCCGGCCCGACACCGAGCAGGCCGGGGAGTAG
- a CDS encoding YlxR family protein, with amino-acid sequence MSGRTHTRACPERTCVGCRERAAKNDLLRIVKIEDACVPDPRGTLPGRGAYVHPALVCLDQAVRRRAFPRALRVPGPLDTKALRRYVEQTTVAEQATP; translated from the coding sequence GTGTCTGGCCGGACGCACACCCGAGCATGCCCTGAACGCACCTGTGTGGGGTGCCGGGAGCGGGCGGCCAAGAACGATCTCCTGCGGATCGTGAAGATCGAGGATGCGTGCGTCCCCGATCCTCGCGGTACGCTGCCCGGCCGGGGTGCGTATGTACACCCCGCCCTGGTCTGTCTCGACCAGGCGGTACGCCGCCGGGCGTTCCCGCGGGCACTGCGCGTCCCGGGACCGCTCGACACAAAGGCGTTGCGTCGATACGTCGAGCAGACAACAGTTGCCGAGCAGGCAACGCCGTAA
- the infB gene encoding translation initiation factor IF-2: MAKVRVYELAKEFGVESKVVMAKLQELGEFVRSASSTIEAPVVRKLTDAFQGGGNGKSAGKPAPRKAAPKPAAPSPAQAARPAAPAPRPAAPKPPTAPAAQQPAAPSAPAPAASGPRPVPGPKPAPRPAPAAPEFTAPPAAPAAQTPQAPAAQGPRPGARPGAPKPGGRPAGSGQGQSARPGQGAPRPGGQAARPGARPAGPRPGNNPFTSGGNAGMARPQAPRPQGGPRPGPGGAPGAGPRPQAPGAQGGGPRPQAPGGPRPTPGSMPRPQGGPRPGGGPGGPRPNPGMMPQRPAAGPRPGGGPGGRGPGGGGRPGGGGGRPGGGGFAGRPGGGGGGFAGRPAGPGGGGGGFAGRPGGPGGGGGGRPGFGGRPGGPGGRGGTQGAFGRPGGPARRGRKSKRQRRQEYEAMQAPSVGGVMLPRGNGETIRLSRGASLTDFAEKINANPASLVAVMMNLGEMVTATQSVSDETLQLLADEMNYTVQIVSPEEEDRELLESFDIEFGEDEGSEEDLVVRPPVVTVMGHVDHGKTRLLDAIRKTNVIAGEAGGITQHIGAYQVATQVNDEERKITFIDTPGHEAFTAMRARGAKSTDIAILVVAANDGVMPQTVEALNHAKAADVPIVVAVNKIDVEGADPTKVRGQLTEYGLVAEEYGGDTMFVDISAKQGLHIDSLLEAVILTADASLDLRANPNQDAQGISIESRLDRGRGAVATVLVQRGTLRVGDTMVVGDAYGRVRAMLDDNGNNVAEAGPSTPVQVLGLTNVPGAGDNFLVVDEDRTARQIAEKRAARERNAAFAKRTRRVSLEDLDKVLKAGEVQQLNLIIKGDASGSVEALESSLLQLDVGEEVDIRVLHRGVGAVTESDIDLAMGSDAIVIGFNVRAAGRAAQMAEREGVDVRYYSVIYQAIEEIEAALKGMLKPEFEEVELGTAEIREVFKSSKLGNIAGVLIRSGEVKRNTKARLIRDGKVVAENLNIEGLRRFKDDVTEIREGYEGGINLGNFNDIKVDDVIATYEMREKPRS, from the coding sequence GTGGCTAAGGTCCGGGTCTACGAACTCGCCAAGGAGTTCGGTGTCGAGAGCAAGGTCGTCATGGCCAAGCTCCAGGAACTCGGTGAATTCGTCCGTTCGGCGTCTTCGACCATCGAAGCGCCGGTTGTACGTAAGCTGACCGACGCCTTCCAGGGCGGTGGCAACGGCAAGTCCGCCGGTAAGCCCGCCCCGCGCAAGGCTGCCCCCAAGCCCGCCGCGCCCTCCCCGGCGCAGGCGGCACGTCCGGCTGCCCCGGCTCCGAGGCCGGCGGCCCCCAAGCCTCCGACGGCGCCCGCTGCCCAGCAGCCGGCCGCCCCGTCGGCCCCCGCGCCGGCCGCTTCCGGCCCGCGTCCGGTGCCGGGCCCCAAGCCCGCGCCGCGCCCGGCTCCGGCCGCCCCGGAGTTCACCGCTCCGCCGGCCGCCCCGGCCGCGCAGACCCCGCAGGCTCCGGCCGCCCAGGGTCCGCGTCCCGGTGCCCGTCCGGGTGCCCCGAAGCCCGGCGGCCGTCCGGCCGGCTCGGGTCAGGGCCAGTCCGCCCGTCCGGGCCAGGGTGCTCCGCGCCCCGGTGGCCAGGCCGCCCGTCCGGGCGCCCGTCCGGCCGGTCCGCGCCCGGGCAACAACCCCTTCACCTCCGGCGGCAACGCCGGCATGGCCCGTCCGCAGGCCCCGCGCCCGCAGGGCGGCCCGCGTCCCGGCCCCGGCGGTGCCCCCGGCGCCGGTCCCCGTCCGCAGGCGCCCGGCGCCCAGGGCGGCGGTCCGCGTCCGCAGGCTCCGGGCGGTCCGCGCCCGACCCCGGGCTCGATGCCGCGTCCGCAGGGCGGTCCCCGTCCCGGCGGCGGCCCCGGCGGCCCGCGTCCGAACCCCGGCATGATGCCGCAGCGTCCCGCTGCGGGTCCGCGTCCGGGCGGTGGCCCCGGCGGCCGTGGCCCCGGTGGCGGCGGTCGTCCCGGTGGCGGCGGCGGTCGTCCGGGCGGCGGCGGCTTCGCCGGTCGTCCGGGTGGCGGTGGCGGCGGCTTCGCCGGCCGTCCTGCCGGTCCCGGTGGCGGTGGCGGCGGCTTCGCCGGCCGTCCGGGTGGTCCCGGCGGTGGCGGCGGTGGCCGTCCCGGCTTCGGTGGCCGTCCCGGTGGTCCCGGTGGCCGTGGTGGCACGCAGGGCGCCTTCGGCCGTCCCGGCGGTCCCGCGCGTCGTGGCCGCAAGTCGAAGCGGCAGAGGCGCCAGGAGTACGAGGCCATGCAGGCCCCGAGCGTCGGCGGCGTGATGCTGCCGCGCGGCAACGGCGAGACCATCCGTCTCTCCCGCGGCGCGTCGCTCACCGACTTCGCGGAGAAGATCAACGCCAACCCGGCGTCCCTCGTCGCGGTCATGATGAACCTCGGCGAGATGGTCACGGCCACGCAGTCCGTCTCCGACGAGACCCTGCAGCTCCTCGCCGACGAGATGAACTACACGGTTCAGATCGTCAGCCCCGAGGAGGAGGACCGCGAGCTGCTCGAGTCCTTCGACATCGAGTTCGGCGAGGACGAGGGCTCCGAGGAGGACCTGGTCGTCCGTCCGCCGGTGGTGACCGTCATGGGTCACGTCGACCACGGTAAGACCCGACTGCTCGACGCGATCCGCAAGACGAACGTCATCGCGGGCGAGGCCGGCGGCATCACCCAGCACATCGGTGCCTACCAGGTCGCGACCCAGGTCAACGACGAAGAGCGCAAGATCACCTTCATCGACACCCCGGGTCACGAGGCGTTCACCGCCATGCGTGCCCGTGGTGCGAAGTCGACCGACATCGCGATCCTGGTCGTCGCGGCCAACGACGGCGTCATGCCGCAGACGGTCGAGGCGCTCAACCACGCCAAGGCGGCCGACGTCCCGATCGTCGTCGCGGTCAACAAGATCGACGTCGAGGGCGCCGACCCGACCAAGGTGCGCGGTCAGCTGACCGAGTACGGCCTGGTGGCCGAGGAGTACGGCGGCGACACCATGTTCGTCGACATCTCCGCCAAGCAGGGTCTGCACATCGACTCGCTGCTGGAGGCCGTGATCCTCACGGCCGACGCCTCGCTCGACCTGCGGGCCAACCCGAACCAGGACGCGCAGGGCATCTCGATCGAGTCCCGTCTCGACCGCGGCCGCGGTGCCGTGGCGACGGTCCTCGTCCAGCGAGGCACCCTGCGGGTCGGCGACACGATGGTCGTGGGCGACGCCTACGGCCGCGTGCGCGCCATGCTCGACGACAACGGCAACAACGTCGCCGAGGCGGGCCCGTCGACGCCGGTCCAGGTCCTGGGCCTGACCAACGTCCCGGGTGCGGGCGACAACTTCCTGGTGGTCGACGAGGACCGTACGGCCCGTCAGATCGCCGAGAAGCGCGCCGCCCGTGAGCGCAACGCGGCCTTCGCCAAGCGCACGCGCCGCGTGTCCCTGGAGGACCTGGACAAGGTGCTCAAGGCCGGCGAGGTCCAGCAGCTGAACCTGATCATCAAGGGTGACGCTTCCGGATCCGTCGAGGCCCTGGAGTCCTCCCTGCTCCAGCTGGACGTCGGCGAAGAGGTCGACATCCGCGTCCTGCACCGCGGCGTCGGTGCGGTCACGGAATCCGACATCGACCTGGCGATGGGCTCCGACGCCATCGTGATCGGCTTCAACGTCCGTGCGGCCGGCCGCGCGGCGCAGATGGCCGAGCGCGAGGGTGTGGACGTCCGGTACTACTCGGTCATCTACCAGGCGATCGAGGAGATCGAGGCGGCCCTCAAGGGCATGCTCAAGCCGGAGTTCGAGGAGGTCGAGCTCGGTACGGCGGAGATCCGCGAGGTCTTCAAGTCGTCCAAGCTGGGCAACATCGCCGGTGTCCTCATCCGCTCCGGCGAGGTCAAGCGCAACACCAAGGCGCGCCTCATCCGCGACGGCAAGGTGGTCGCGGAGAACCTCAACATCGAGGGCCTGCGTCGCTTCAAGGACGACGTCACCGAGATCCGCGAAGGCTACGAGGGTGGTATCAACCTCGGAAACTTCAACGACATCAAGGTCGACGACGTCATCGCGACGTACGAGATGCGGGAGAAGCCGCGGTCGTAA